Below is a genomic region from Helianthus annuus cultivar XRQ/B chromosome 2, HanXRQr2.0-SUNRISE, whole genome shotgun sequence.
ggataagatgtaccacgacttaaaaactacatactggtggcctggtatgaaagccagcatagcaacctacgtcagtaaatgcttgacttgtgccagggtaaaggtcgaataccagaaaccatcaggcccactccaacaaccaaagatacctaaatggaagtgggagcaaatttccatggatttcgttactagccTGCCCAGGTCTCAAcacggaaacgataccatttgggtgatcgtggatagattgaccaagtctgcacattttctgcctatcaaagaaacagataagttttctactctagcagacatctacttaaaagaagtggtatcaaggcacggagtgccaacctccatcatttctgatcgtgacacgcgtttcacctctgaactgtggcaagctatgcacaagtcttttggctcacgattagatatgagcaccgcttatcatccacagacggatgggcaatcagaacgcaccatccaaactcttgaagacatgcttagggcgtgtgtaatcgactttggtaatggctgggaaaagcatctcccgttagtggagtttttgtataacaacagttaccacaccagcatccaggccgctccgtttgaggcattgtatggacgtaaatgccgatcacctctttgttgggcagaagttggcgatagtcaaatcactggcccagaactcgtagtagatacaaccgagaagattgctcagatacgacaacgaatggcggcaactcgtgaccgtcagaaaagctatgctgataagcgaagaaagccactcgagttccaggttggggatcgagtgctgctcaaagtctcaccttggaaaggtgtagtccgatttggcaaacggggcaagctcaacccgcgttatgtcggaccgttcgagatcattgagagaattggcaaagtcgcttacaggctgaacctacctgaagaactcagtggagttcacaacgtattccatgtgtcgaatttgaagaagtgtttgtcagatgagacactcatagttcctctcaaagagctcactatcgatgaCAAGCTGCGAtttgtcgaggaaccagtagagattacggatcaagacgttaagattctcaagcataCCAGAATACCTcccgtccgagttcgttggaattcccgtcgtggcccagagtatacctgggaacgagaagaccaaatgaaactcaagtatccccaactgtttaagaaaaacgtaaccactactgaggctgaagctactgcagaatttcgggacgaaattccaaatcaacggggggatgatgtgacaccccaggaaaatcaggaaaacaacgcaacttaactagcttcctcagtaaccacgcgctaaatttcaggacgaaattatcttaacagggggagaatgtgacaacccacaaaatcctatgtattccgtacaatttattaataataattaatgtgcttgacgactgtgtggaactacgtaactgctttctgatatccgTGTGATATTTATATGCGCCTGTTAACACACTAGTAATGtacagaaaagtcattaaatagtccgttatgATTTCCTAAGTGTTAAAAATCAAAAACGttgcaaaaatatatatgtaggacgctttacggattaattaagcagtCTAACGGAACAATgtcgaaccgaacaaccggactttacccggaacctaaaaatattgacatgacattatttttccttttctgaaccagttagggtccccgaataccctaacacccgttataaattaCAACACACTAATACACTAAATTAGTTACTAAACTAACTAACTACCACTTAACTTTACCATTGAAATTGAACCATAAATACCCACCCCCATAACCGATTGTTCCCTTATGTGGCACACATACCACTCATTTTAGATTATTATAATCTTGCTTGCCTAATATCTACAATACACATTATCTATTGGTTAATGTTGAAGAATGGTTTATAAGAATGCACATGAGGTTCACCATTTCATTTATTCAAACACACAAACTTTGctcatctctctctccctctccttacCTTCGGCTGAAACCATAGCCAACACCCCACCATCATTCAAGTTTCAATCTTACCATTCCAAGTGCACTCAAGTGTGAAGGATCGCATACGAGGGAGCCcggtgcttacggattgccaaggacctcaccacaacgcttttaaccactcgtttttcgtctagtttcttccctagccttgagctagttgtaagtgcttctaatcaacttcttgttcatgtttgatgtggttaataagagatttgtcggttaaaaattatgaacataTAAGATCAAggtctaaaagtctactaaaatgatgaacaaggtggttaatggatgaatgctagtgtaaagcatgtagatcttgtgtgattatgattattggaTGATTATCTGATGTGTTGCTGGATTATATGGATGTTTGATGTTGTTACGATCACTAAACATAATTAACGGGATCAACCGAGcacaaactagtaagctagagactaaaaacagcaatctgtccatactttacagctaacttcagttggctgtaaacaggtcgtAAATGcaacgaaaaaccgatattttgaatctaaaatatgttattataAAATGCGGTTCTagtggcaccggaatcgtaatttttggaccccgtttactatttttaaagtgttaatttgtaacagcaacttaagctgaattttgacagcaataaatgggtgtcatactttcagtaataacctgagttttgtgatgaatcggaccacgaaatttgtacagtagatgacaaccgctgcatttgtaattaccccactggaatttcgtaaatcggacacccgatgaatttttaataaattgttccgtggactgtggtcagaaatacataaatctgagttcagtccggaatatgaatttttataaaatattagtaacgaaccggaccccgatatttttacacaataaaatatggaaactttaagacatcctgtaaaaatttgggaatttttggaataatttaactattttattaaaatgtccgaaaacagccggttttgaatattaatgctgaaatgacataagttgTGATTTGCATGTCTGAATGTCGGGTAGGTTATCTGTAAATGATATACCATGTTATATGTGTTATGTGCATTATTGTATGTTTGtttatgagtggggaatggatgggaaacttataTGGGCATATAAActgttaaagtgatgcatgttatgtgatagatacgtgtaggaactttgtgctctatttgaaaccactaaatgactaactggtaaatcatactaggacgtgattgaccgaccttgattgttagctatatttgagaatctaaccgagcaaaccgaggtgagttcacacttttctacaaagcatggtaatttcccggtgggaatgggaatgggtacaggaatagggattcctcgtcctttgggacgcgttcaggaatgtgaattcctcgtccttgagacgtgttcaggaatgtaaattcctcgtcctgttgggacgtATTAGACTTACtagactagaactctatcagcgaagtccctccctttttgtatcgacttaatcgccgaggctatggcgagcgggtcattagttaatagcgctattaggtttaacaaacctcacaccgtgccagtcggacgggcgtgtactaatggactatggcacgtcggtggtgatagaacaccgatgctagggcacaattgatttttgttagtagtcgatatgataaacgagtctggtagtttaaaatacttgggtagctccccacggccaaagtgccgggctggatagccagggaaggtggacatgggatggttaactaataaacgttttcgaactctggggtaacccccacggctggatagccgaatgagattaaactatgtttttttggaaacaactctaaaatggacaaccaaccgtgaactcactcaactttgttgttgactcgttattacttgctttgcaggtcattagatgctatggagcttgcatatggaggtggtcgttgtgggatgcgaactgttaTGTCTAGTACTTAatgaataaactttatgaacttattaagcctacttttggactttaaacttatgaactatggacttatgttttgaacttatgttttatgcttccgctgctaacctaaaatcggtttacttccttttggtcaccaatcgtattgtgtttggttttatctacttaattatgttgttcaatatgattggtggctcgatcttggtcatgtcacgcctccaagcggtgatactccgcatggtggatttagGGGGTGTGACAGTGCAAGTTGATAGGGTTCCTTAgctacaggcgcgacgcctgaaactaagtcaatgtgaaattcgacttgtcgctgcgacggcaatcctggcaagtcttcggggaagacttcaggaaaTTCCCTAACAACTGGGATATCTTCCAACTTTGGCTCAGCGGCTTCTTTGTCCACTacgtgtgccaagaaggcaacacatcctttctgcaaacactttcgagCCTTCAAACAACTAATGATCCTTAGAGGTGTATCGTGCTTTTCTCCATGCACTACAGTTGTCTCTCCATTCGCCAtcggaatgcgaatgatcttctcgtgacATACGATCTCTGCTCggttgcttgataaccaatccattccgactaccacgtcaaagcttcccaactcaacgGGCAGAAGATCAAGTGAAAACTCATGCTCTCCCAGTTCTATCACGCAACCTCTAATGACTTCATTCGCTTCTACTAGTTttccattggctagttctatcgagtacaGAATATTTAGCTTACTAGCtactaacccaagcatattcttaaattctagggaTACAAAACTATAAtcagcaccagtatcaaacagtacagatgcaaagcgttggttgatagggaacgtaccagtaactacGTTCGGATCCTGGCGAGCTTCCCTAGCTCCGATGTTGAATACCCTTCCTTGAGCTTGATTGAGCTTTgggcattctcgcttgaaatgcccCACATCTCCACGGTTAAAACAACCTGGTCCCCGACCATTACCATTTCCGTTACCACCTTGATTGTTAATGTCTCCATGGTTTCCACTACCAGTTTGATTTCCAAAACCACCACGATTTCCATTACCGCCAATTCCTCCTTGAGGGCGGTTTCCATACCCATTTCCACCACGGTTATTGTTTCCATTCCCGCCGCCACAACCTCTTTGACCACCATTACCACGACCAGTACCCGCCCAACATGTCTCCTTCAAATGGCCAACCTTTCCACAAGATTCACATTTCCTAACTCTGCACTGGCCGGCATGATGGTACTGGCACACATCAcatttgggcagagtgcccatataCCCTTTTCCTTTGTTTTCTGCACTAGTCTTGACCTCAGCTGGTGGGTTCACATCCTTCTTCTTGTTAGCGCTGTTGGTACCTTTcttgaagtttgagaacttccttttgttctcaccggacgactcaacgtgagtctccttcttcttctggTTAGAGATTGAGAACTTGTTCAACCTGATTACCTCTTCAGTCAGGGCCACACTTAGATCAATAGCCTCGGTGATTGTTGCGGGCTTCGATGTCGTCACCATAcacatgatttggggtgccaatccccaaataaaCGCTCAATGCGCTTGAATTCCGGATCAACCATATAAGGAATGACGCGAGACAAATCgtgaaatctctgcacatattcagcAATCTTCGGACCACCCATCTTGaggttccagaactcagtttcctaCTTTTGAATCTCAACCCTTGAGCGGTAATTCTTTcgcatgagttccttcatttCGTCCCATGTCATGGCATATGCAGCCTCTTCTCCTAAGGTCtgaacttggagattccaccatgatcGAGCGCCATCTAGAAAAAGTCCCGAGATGTAGGTGACCTGGTGCTCCggcgcacacttgctcattcttaTCATAGAATCAGTCTTCACCGTCCATCTGACAAAAGCTGCAGCACCCccggtgccgtcgaaattcagagGCTTACAGTCTAAGAACTGCTTATACGTACAGCCTGTACAAGCAACATTATTCACAGCAAGCATTAGCGAACGCACATGAAATATCCAGATGTAACGTAATGTGTCTTTAgatacttaaacattaccatgaggtgggttgtttccAGAGGTACCCCCGCTATGTTCAGAGCGCAGGGCCTCGTGCTATGCTATCGCTCGTGAAATCTGTTTTTGTAACTCAGCCTCTGTGGTGGGTAATCGAGTTTCTcttcgtggaggcatcttctataagaGATCgcattggtcaggtcatagtaagtatagtAAGTACATGACATGTATACGTAATAATGTCTATCAACGCAAGTAAACACATAACATCCCAATCATAACTTAAACGAGTAATTCAACAACGTATGTAATGAGAATGTTGCGATTGAGCTTTCATATACCAATGACCACaaatacagttttacatgttctACAATGTACCATACATCAAAAGGGACTTTGATGTGTGcaaggtgttatatatttttgatgtacatttaagccctttttacacttttagccaagttttaaatttataaaacacgatatttactaacactaaacacacatatgggcaagtgcacccatcgtggacgtagtatagtgttggtaagataccgaggtcgtccaaggacacaatagcttttagtaccggtttatcctcaacgtctaatcaaatcaaaaagttataaaagatttttaaactaagaaaataaaaactaactaaatgctaaaaattaaaataaaataaaaaacagatagacaagatgaatcacttggatccgactcgtgtattagtataatctttgattattttcgcacttttgcacttgtttaagagattatcttagttattgtagtaggcccctcttttgaaggcgacgttaccctcaacccagtagtttgagtcagcaaggatacaatcctaaagggttggattattggaagataatgaattaagttattaatgcaaattatggtaggccccgcttttggcggtgacgttaccctcggctaagtagtctgagtcagcagggatacagtcctaaatagcggattatagtattaatagtagttaacttatgagggggtcaaagagtttggatccccgccatccaatacctatgggcattgaaggagatcctactaaatttgacccaggtcccttgcaagacctctaaacgctgaacaagggcaagacccttaccaaaccgttcccttaacccccgaccaggtagctaacatacctccatatagaccgtggaggtatgaatggtgaaaatcttttattttatatagacagtaaaataatgccaagacaccatagacaaacgataaggaaagttcaccttcaacataagcaactagttattaaagtcattaatacaaaaccaaataaaaagtgcaaaagattaaaaataaaaagtattatactaaacacttgtcttcaccaagtgatgtaagagacttaggcaaacatggccttgattgtcaagaactcttacgatcaatcttggatcccgagacgactcacacactctatgatggataatggatgatggtggtggatgatggtgttatggtggtggtgggtggtggatgaagtgtgagagaggtggtgtgccaagggatgagttgaaatgaaaccaagcactcctatttataggctgaacagaaggctgagcacggccccgtgtccgctggacacgcccccgtgcctgtctgacactatctctcttcattaattgtaattcgcaattacaattaatgcgcctgctgtactttcgccacgcccccgtgctcactggacatggccccgtggtgggcaatagaagcttctataggtttgtcttttctgctgcttcttgggcacggccccgtgctgggtgagcacggggcgtgttcagtcttctgacttctcttttctgcttgggaagatgccgttgaggggtcgggcaatccacttttgttccttttcttgtatttatgttagatttagctgtctttttgcttcttttgtgaatttgagctcattttatcctgaaaatacaaaaggaagacaaaaacactctttttccaacattagtacttaaaaagggttagttttatgcctcaattgatgtaatttatatgttgcattttacacacatcaaatacccccacacttgaacttttgcttgtcctcaagcaaaactctttaatatgtggcttacactcccaaatggaatgggtagaagagaaggtttttagcttgtcatagagtgtcgggaatccaagatctttttgggttttatttttatttattcacaatcctattcgttatgatttgtttagaacgtttcataggagaaattactaatttgggcataacatgcctttttaaaattccatttatatacaagttcacatacctcacgggagaaatcactcacactcggccgaaggtgtatttttagtgaatcactcgagagcggcgtggaacttattcctaccataagcttgccaagcaatcaatcctcctcctttttaacttgttaccgttgtaaatatcaagaggactttttgggtacagacttgggctaaaggtgggtgaatgggttagtagaaaatggcgaaaagcgtaaaaagcgtcggttttcgtaaaacactttgttttagtgactttttatttcgaagtatttctccaaacaagcttttgttttaatagctttgtttgtttatttctaacttcgtcatattattattattagtattatttttttaaggtgctcgtgtgcatgcccttTTTTCCGaaaaaaatggttagaagacttaccggtttttgatGTACACTCGCTTGTTCGTAACATGTtgggtatgatgtggatgcttttcattcgttaaccgtttgaagtgagatctcctcttcttcatccttaatggatccttggtagagttttagccgttggccattgactttaaatggtatcccatttcgagctttaatttctactgcaccgtgaggaaaaacatgggtggcGGAAAAAGGTCTTGACCACCTAtattttagtttaccaggaaataatcgaagtcgtgaattaaacaacagaacttgatctcccacccgaaattcattagacttaatatatttatcatgtaaatgtttcattctttccttataaatttcggagttagagtatgcatagttccttaattcgtctaattcattcatttgacaaaatcggtttttaccggcagtttctaagtctaagtttacattttttattgcccagtaggctctgtgagctatttctacaggcaagtgacagctttttccgtagacgagcttatacggggttgtgcctatagtggttttataagcagttcgaaaggcccataaagcatcgtccaatttgtcagcccattcctttttatttaaacctacggttttttcaagtattcgttttaaacctcggttagtcacttcggcttgcccatttgtttgagggtgatacgctgttgagacccggtgatagaccccataccttgttaatatttttttcgagttaatgattgcaaaaatgggtacctctatcagctatcaaagcttttggtgttccaaaatgagaaaataattttttcagaaattttaccactactcttccatcatttgttggaagagtttcggcctccgcccatttagacaagtaatcgactgccacaagtatatatttgtttccttttgacggtggggaaggtcccataaaatcgagtccccacacatcaaaaatttcacaaacgagaatgtcgttttgaggcatttcgtttttggaagaaatattacccgatctttggcaagcatcacatgcctttacaaggttttgtgcatccttgtaaatggttggccaataaaatcctgaatcaaatacctttcgtgcggtactagcggcaccatgatgtcctccgcatggaccttcatgacaatgacggagaattctccGTGCTTCATTTCCatggacgcaccttcggatgagctggtcggcacacattttgaaaaggtaagggtcttcccaaaagtaatgccttacatcagcaaagaatttctttctttggtgatgcggccatcctttggtgactataccgctggctagataattagcatagtcggcataccatggttctaggctactctccatcatctccaaggactctgtgggaaatttttcgttgatttgctcgtgcCTGGtcgcctccaaagctgggtcttctaggcgtgaaagatgatctgtaGCAGAGTTCTCTgttcctcttttgtccttgatttcgatgtcgaactcttggaggagtagaatccatctgatcaaacggggttttgcgtcttgtttcttgaagaggtatctgatAGCTGCATCGTCTgcatagactacagttttagaaggaacaaggtaagaacggaatttatcaaaagcaaataccacagctagtaattctttttctgtagttgtgtaattttcttgtgcatcgttaagcgttttactagcgtaataaattgggtggaaatgcttttcttttctttgccccaagactgctccaacagcaaagtcacttgcatcacacatgatttcgaaagggaatttccaatcgggtgctatcatgataggtgcattgactagcatttccttaagggttagaaatgcttgattgcattccttgtcaaagatgaaaggtgcatctttttcaagtaattttgttagaggtcttgaaatttttgaaaagtctttgataaaccttctataaaatccggcatgccctaagaaacttctgattgctctaacggaggatggtggaggtaatcgagaaatagtttctatttttgctcgatcaacttccctaccttcgcttgagattttgtgaccgagtactattccctccgttaccatgaaatggcatttttcccagttaagggcgaggttagtctcctcacatcgggatagcattcgttcgaggttatcgaggcattggtcatatgagtctccaaagatagaaaagtcgtccatgaagacttccattgtcttttctatcatatcatggaaaatggctaccatacaacgttggaatgttgcaggtgcattacatagaccgaatggcatgcgtcgataggcgaaggttccataggggcatgtgaaagttgttttctcttggtcttctggtgctattggtatttgaaagtaacctgaaaaaccatccaagaaacaataaaatttatgaccggatagtcgttctaacatttgatcaatgaagggcaaaggaaagtggtctttccttgttgcttcatttaatcgcctatagtctatacaaactctccatcctgtgacggttcttgttggtattaattcatttttctcgttagttattaccgtcatacctcctttctttgggactacttggacgggacttacccatggactatcggagataggatagattagtctggcgtcaagtagcttgatgacttcgtttttaaccacttcttgtacattgggatttactcttcgttgtggttgaattactgttttgtaatcatcattcattaaaattttatgcgtgcacatggaaggacttattcccttaatatctacaagcttccaagcgatcgcgtttttgtgttttttaagaagactgactaatttctctttttatgTGCTACTTAATTTggaagaaataattacaggtaaactaccatctttgtctagaaaagcatattccaaacctttaggaagttctttgagctcaatgggtgggtctttagaagacaccttattttgtggctcatttagatcaagaacctcaaaggtttgttctatggcgatctcttcttcaacaaagtggtcatcctCTTCAATCGTATCAGGtggttcatcatcatcttcaattagggggtcattattgcgaaaaggatatttcattgaacgctcaagatctatgctccttttgaatgcccctaactgaagaggtagattgttgaatttccggtttttcaaagctttatgagtttgtacaaaaggttttcccaagattAGAGGAGTGTCATCAAGGATGaaaaagtcggttgggattaccatttgatctgtttgaaccaaaacatcctcaactacaccgattgattttattaccttccgatcggatagaaaaatgggtatttgaagtggagaaaaatcactaatacttaatttttcaaaaatgtagttaggcattatgttaacacaaagatctttatcaatggtgatattactaataaatgaattttgaaagaaacacggaaccggtgtaatgttaatttcaaaaggatcttcttttattagcgaggtttgatcattagttaacttaacacttaccatttctttgattttagcactagtgtttaactcttttaaaaacttttgcatgaggggttactaaacaatgattttcgaaagtaggtgacaagagatcaatttcttcaaaattagactcttcttgtaatttaacaTTACCgccctcacctttttcgttgtttaacccatgtgtcggtttttcactttcttgttcttccatttttacattttcaactatctctacgttattattacaatttaattcttctcttgcgcgggattcctcttcccttgcacgagattcttttatgcaacgttcgatagttttattgtgttctaatatcctattggttacttcggtgagagaaaaagaattgggatcctcaaagctcgaatccggttgttcgatccttggctcctcataatactaatatgaagtagatggttcacaccattgttcttcattgtaagtatatgatggataagggtcgaaactttgttcttcatagtacccatatgaggtgggttgttcacaccatggttcctcataataagtgtatgaaggtggtggctcatatcttgaatcttcaaagtatgagtatgaaggttcataccttcgttcatcaaaatatgagtatgagggagaaggttcatacctttggtcttcataggatgtgtatgaagttgatggttcgtacctgggctcctcataatgagtgtatgaattggatggttgatatgagttactatattgaaccgagtgtgtgttacgacaattagtgcaataattacccctataatcatcctcatcataggtgtagttgtaacctcctgagtattgatccataagaatcactcaacagaccacaactgagtctcgggaccagaaaacaaaacaaagatggaaacagaagctggacacggccccgtgttggatgaacacggccccgtggtcaggatctgtatctgggcgttttaattaaagttactggtcacgttgagcacgggggcgtgttcagtgagcacgaccccgtgttcagactccgtatctgggtatctaactaaaaatatgcagcacgggggcgtgttcagtgagcacggccccatgttcaggctactgtaaatgcaaactaaactaaaatgcagaaaaatgtgcgcgcgtttttaaaaaagttttgaaaaactgattacgccgtcgattttaagctttcttaaaatccttgtgtccccggcagcggcgccaaaaacttgatgtgtgcaaggtgttatatatttttgatgtacatttaagccc
It encodes:
- the LOC110893343 gene encoding aspartate and glycine-rich protein-like, coding for MGTLPKCDVCQYHHAGQCRVRKCESCGKVGHLKETCWAGTGRGNGGQRGCGGGNGNNNRGGNGYGNRPQGGIGGNGNRGGFGNQTGSGNHGDINNQGGNGNGNGRGPGCFNRGDVGHFKRECPKLNQAQGRVFNIGAREARQDPNVVTVLYP